In Phocoena phocoena chromosome 8, mPhoPho1.1, whole genome shotgun sequence, the following are encoded in one genomic region:
- the FIBIN gene encoding fin bud initiation factor homolog yields MVFMKFLWMGFLCHLCQGYFDGPLYPEMSNGSLHHYFVPDGDYEENDDPEKCQLLFRVSDQRRCSQGEGSPASSLLSLTLREEFTVLGRQVEDAGRVLEGISKSISYDLDGEQSYGKYLRRESHQIGDAYSNSDKSLTELESKFKQGQEQDSRQESRLNEDFLGMLVHTRSLLKETLDISVGLRDKYELLALTIRSHGTRLGRLKNDYLKV; encoded by the coding sequence ATGGTGTTCATGAAGTTCCTCTGGATGGGTTTTCTGTGCCACCTGTGTCAGGGCTATTTCGATGGCCCTCTCTATCCAGAGATGTCCAATGGGTCTCTGCACCACTACTTTGTGCCCGACGGGGATTACGAGGAGAACGATGACCCCGAGAAGTGCCAGCTGCTCTTCAGGGTGAGTGACCAACGGCGCTGCTCTCAAGGGGAGGGGAGCCCAGCCAGCAGTCTGCTCAGCCTCACCCTGCGGGAGGAATTCACCGTGCTGGGCCGCCAGGTGGAGGACGCGGGACGCGTGCTGGAGGGCATCAGTAAGAGCATCTCCTACGACCTAGACGGGGAGCAGAGCTACGGCAAGTATCTGCGGCGGGAGTCCCACCAGATCGGGGATGCCTACTCCAACTCGGACAAGTCTCTCACTGAGCTGGAAAGCAAGTTCAAGCAGGGCCAGGAACAGGACAGCCGGCAAGAGAGCAGGCTCAACGAGGACTTCTTGGGGATGCTGGTCCACACCAGGTCCCTGCTGAAGGAAACGCTCGACATCTCCGTGGGGCTCAGGGACAAATACGAGCTGCTGGCCCTCACCATCAGGAGCCACGGGACCCGGCTAGGTCGGCTGAAAAACGATTATCTTAAAGTGTAG